In Aureibaculum algae, the following are encoded in one genomic region:
- a CDS encoding methyltransferase domain-containing protein, giving the protein MYNQLPSKRYDHTIKFLRKVLPSPATILDLGIRNPFSEIMEEHGYTVINTNGEDLDLLPEIVKEHKVDAVTAFEIFEHLLAPFNVLSAIESTKLIATIPLNLWFAKAYQSKTDKWDRHYHEFEDWQFDWLLEKSNWTIKETEKWTSPINQIGFRPILRKYTPRYYAVYAEKNVR; this is encoded by the coding sequence ATGTACAATCAACTACCGAGTAAAAGATACGATCATACTATTAAATTTTTACGGAAAGTATTGCCTAGTCCTGCTACAATTTTAGATCTAGGTATTAGAAATCCGTTTAGTGAAATAATGGAAGAACACGGCTATACAGTCATTAATACTAATGGTGAAGATTTAGACTTGCTGCCCGAAATTGTAAAAGAACACAAAGTAGATGCAGTAACAGCGTTTGAAATATTTGAACATCTCTTAGCTCCTTTTAATGTGTTAAGTGCCATTGAATCTACAAAATTAATTGCTACAATACCGCTTAATCTATGGTTTGCAAAGGCTTATCAGTCTAAAACAGATAAATGGGATAGGCATTATCATGAATTTGAAGATTGGCAATTTGATTGGTTGTTGGAAAAATCAAATTGGACTATAAAAGAAACAGAAAAATGGACGAGTCCAATTAATCAAATAGGATTTAGACCTATTTTAAGAAAGTATACACCTCGCTATTATGCCGTTTATGCCGAAAAAAATGTCAGATAA
- a CDS encoding YfhO family protein, with amino-acid sequence MNNKYLRFLIAILVFVIVSVAYFSPILEGKKIFQSDIAQFKGMSKEIVEYRKEYDAEPYWTNKAFGGMPAYNVSAYYPNNYIKKADLLLRFLPRPADYLFLYFLGFFVLLYVLKVEWKLAIIGALAFGFSTYFISLFGAGHNAKSHAIAYMPMVLAGILLVFQRKYLSGFILTAIALAFEVNASHPQMTYYLLFMILILGIMYLVDAIKQKTIPNFIKSTLILAGAAVLAIGVNSTSLLATKEYASHSTRSKSELTITPEGNPKEHISSGLDREYITEYSYGIAESFSLLIPRFYGGGNRENLGKDSETYAFLKNKFGRAEAKNFSENFPGYWGEQTIIEAPFYIGAVLIFLFVLGLFLVKGKLKKWLLAATIFSLLLSWGKHFPSLTNFFIDYVPMYNKFRAVSSIQVIAELAVPLLAIITLNQFLKDENNKTNKLKYLKYALYGVGGLTLFFTLFGTSLFNFESFRDPGMAGIEKQFPGFMDTIISERKSLFFNDSLRSLILILISGGLLWAFLKEKINKNAVIISFAVLILFDLVGVDRRYVNDEDFVSKKQEEIPFAASQFDKEILKDKSYYRVANFAVNPINDGSTSYFHNSIGGYHAAKPRRYQELFEYQIAKINMQVLNMLNTKYIIFQDKDRVTRLQKNDDANGNAWFVNSVEVVNSANEEIMALDSLNTKQKAVVNSEFKNMLSQTSFTKDSLASITLTSYQPNELKYDSNSSNEQLAIFSDMYYKDGWNAYIDGKLAPYFRANYVLRAMVIPSGKHEIVFKFEPTVIKTGNTITMISYALLLLIPIGWFFIDKKKNVQSTTE; translated from the coding sequence ATGAATAATAAATACCTCCGTTTTTTAATTGCCATTTTAGTATTTGTTATTGTTTCAGTGGCTTATTTTTCACCAATTTTAGAAGGTAAAAAGATATTTCAAAGTGACATCGCTCAGTTTAAGGGTATGTCTAAAGAAATAGTAGAGTATCGAAAAGAATATGATGCGGAACCTTATTGGACAAACAAGGCCTTTGGTGGTATGCCAGCATATAATGTTAGTGCATATTATCCAAATAATTATATAAAAAAAGCAGATTTATTACTACGCTTTTTACCGAGACCAGCAGACTATTTATTTTTGTACTTTTTAGGTTTTTTTGTTTTACTGTATGTGCTTAAGGTCGAGTGGAAGTTAGCCATAATAGGAGCCTTGGCTTTTGGTTTTTCAACTTATTTTATAAGTCTTTTCGGAGCTGGACATAATGCGAAATCTCATGCCATTGCGTATATGCCTATGGTTTTAGCGGGAATATTGTTAGTTTTTCAACGAAAGTATTTATCCGGTTTTATTCTAACAGCTATAGCTTTAGCTTTTGAAGTAAATGCAAGTCATCCGCAAATGACCTATTATCTACTCTTTATGATATTGATTTTAGGTATTATGTATTTAGTAGATGCCATTAAGCAAAAAACAATTCCAAATTTTATCAAGAGTACTCTTATTTTAGCAGGAGCGGCAGTTTTAGCAATTGGAGTTAATTCAACCAGTTTATTAGCGACCAAAGAATATGCTTCACATAGTACGCGAAGTAAAAGCGAATTAACCATTACACCAGAAGGTAACCCTAAAGAACATATATCTTCAGGATTAGATAGAGAGTATATTACAGAGTATAGCTATGGAATAGCAGAGAGTTTTAGTCTTTTAATACCAAGGTTTTATGGAGGCGGAAATAGAGAAAATTTAGGGAAAGATTCGGAGACTTATGCTTTCTTAAAGAATAAGTTTGGTAGGGCTGAAGCTAAGAATTTTTCGGAAAATTTTCCTGGTTATTGGGGAGAACAAACAATAATTGAAGCTCCATTTTATATCGGAGCTGTGTTGATATTTCTTTTTGTGTTAGGGTTGTTTCTAGTAAAAGGAAAGTTGAAAAAATGGTTGCTAGCGGCTACTATTTTTTCTCTTTTATTAAGTTGGGGGAAACACTTTCCTTCATTAACCAATTTTTTTATTGATTATGTACCAATGTATAATAAGTTTAGAGCGGTATCTTCTATTCAAGTTATAGCAGAGTTGGCAGTACCTTTATTAGCAATAATTACATTGAATCAGTTTTTAAAAGATGAAAATAATAAAACTAACAAATTAAAGTATCTAAAGTATGCACTTTATGGAGTAGGAGGGTTGACATTATTTTTTACGCTATTTGGTACCAGTCTTTTTAATTTTGAGAGTTTTAGAGATCCTGGTATGGCGGGAATTGAGAAGCAATTTCCTGGCTTTATGGATACGATTATTTCTGAAAGAAAATCACTTTTCTTTAATGACAGTTTACGTTCTTTAATTTTAATATTAATATCTGGAGGACTATTATGGGCATTTTTAAAAGAGAAAATTAATAAGAATGCAGTAATTATTTCCTTTGCAGTTTTAATTTTATTTGATTTGGTTGGGGTAGATAGACGCTATGTAAATGATGAAGATTTTGTTTCAAAAAAACAAGAAGAGATTCCATTTGCTGCGAGTCAATTTGACAAAGAAATACTTAAAGATAAATCATATTACAGAGTAGCCAATTTTGCGGTTAACCCAATAAATGATGGTAGTACATCATATTTTCATAATTCAATTGGAGGGTATCATGCTGCAAAACCAAGAAGATATCAAGAATTATTTGAATATCAAATTGCGAAAATTAATATGCAGGTATTAAATATGTTAAATACCAAATATATTATTTTTCAAGACAAAGATCGGGTAACAAGACTGCAAAAGAATGACGATGCAAATGGTAATGCTTGGTTTGTAAATTCCGTGGAGGTTGTTAATTCTGCCAATGAAGAAATTATGGCTTTAGATAGCCTGAATACAAAACAAAAAGCAGTTGTTAATTCTGAATTTAAGAACATGTTAAGTCAAACTTCTTTTACAAAAGATAGCTTGGCATCAATAACATTAACTTCTTACCAACCTAATGAATTAAAATACGATTCAAATAGCAGTAACGAGCAATTGGCCATTTTTTCAGACATGTATTATAAAGATGGCTGGAATGCATATATTGATGGTAAATTAGCACCTTACTTTAGGGCAAATTATGTGCTAAGAGCGATGGTAATACCATCAGGAAAACATGAAATTGTTTTTAAATTTGAACCAACCGTAATCAAAACAGGAAATACCATTACAATGATTTCTTATGCTCTGTTATTATTGATTCCTATTGGATGGTTTTTTATTGATAAAAAGAAAAATGTACAATCAACTACCGAGTAA
- a CDS encoding DUF4834 family protein, protein MGTNLKNLLFRFYFMQEAGIMNFIRTILIILAIYYALKIIGRYVFPIFMKKMMQNVEKKFNEQQGRTTTQKQHVKEGETIIDKAPNTNAKSNNDVGEYVDYEDVE, encoded by the coding sequence TTGGGAACTAATTTAAAAAATCTTTTATTTAGGTTTTATTTTATGCAAGAAGCTGGTATTATGAATTTTATAAGAACAATACTCATTATTTTAGCTATTTATTATGCTCTTAAAATTATAGGAAGATATGTATTTCCTATTTTTATGAAGAAAATGATGCAAAATGTTGAGAAAAAATTTAATGAACAACAAGGAAGAACAACGACTCAAAAGCAACATGTAAAAGAGGGGGAAACAATCATCGATAAAGCCCCTAATACAAATGCGAAAAGTAATAATGATGTTGGTGAGTATGTTGATTATGAGGATGTTGAATGA